One Bacillus sp. FJAT-52991 genomic region harbors:
- a CDS encoding DUF6123 family protein: protein MENHSSVANYLLQLDDKGFKFSDDMIAFIYFGQRSTDASDHLVMAAIEITLKAQKEFDGSFYLSLLERLKEKKITSRKVALQFAKEVNVLDI from the coding sequence ATGGAAAACCATTCATCTGTGGCGAATTACTTATTGCAACTAGATGACAAGGGCTTTAAATTTTCAGATGACATGATCGCCTTTATTTATTTTGGACAGAGGTCTACAGATGCCTCTGATCATTTAGTAATGGCGGCTATTGAAATTACATTGAAGGCACAAAAGGAATTTGATGGAAGCTTTTATCTTTCCTTGCTGGAGCGGTTAAAAGAGAAGAAAATTACTTCTAGAAAAGTGGCGCTGCAGTTTGCGAAAGAAGTAAACGTATTAGATATATAA